The sequence below is a genomic window from Acidobacteriota bacterium.
GGAGAGGGTTTCCAATCCCAGGAAGGTCATGATCAGGTCGGAACTGGAAGCCATGAAACACATGCCCACGGTGGCGAAGAGCAGCAGGCAGAAGAACTCTCCCTGCAGGATGCCCTCGCGCCGCAGGTAGGGTATGGCGGAAGCGGCGATGAGCCCGCTCACCAGCAGCAGCAGCAGGCGCGTCACAGTGCCGAACTCGTCCTGCACGATCATTCCGGAGAAGGCCGCACCGGAGGAGGTCCCCAGTTGCCATCCCGCCGCCGCCAAGGCAGCGGCGATGCCGCCGACCGAGAGCCATCCCAGCCTCTTCTGGCCATCCTTCCGGACGGAGGGGACCAGCAGCATGACCAGGATGCCGGTCAGGCTCAGAATGATCTCAGGGAGAATCGCTGCGTAATTAATTTCCACGATTTTCCACCCGCATGTCTTGGTTCTGGCGAACGTCCTCGACCCGGTCTACGATTTTTTGAATGGATGCGTCCATGGGCCGCAGGAAAGAACTGGAGTAAAGGCCCATCCACAGAGCCAGGATGACCAGCGGCAAAAGGAGTCCGATTTCACGCGGCGACAGGTCGGAGAGAGTACGGTTTTCCGAGCTGGAGACCTTGCCCAGGAAGACCCGCTGGTACATCCACAGCATGTAGACCGCCGAGAGAATGACTCCCGTGGTGGCGAAGGCGGCGTAGAGGGGATTGGCCAGGAAGGTCCCCTGCAGGGTCAGGAACTCGCCCACGAATCCGTTGAGGCCGGGGAGCCCGATGCTGGAAAGGGTGATGACCATGAAGAGCACGGCGTAGACCGGCATGGACTGGGCCAGTCCGCCGAAGTCTTCGATCTTCCGGGTGTGGCGGCGGTCGTAGATCATGCCTACCAGCAGGAAGAGTCCGCCGGTGGAGATGCCGTGATTGAGCATCTGCATGGTGGCTCCCTCCACCGCCTGCATGTTGAAGGCGAAGATGCCCAGCACGATCAGTCCCATGTGGCTGACCGAGGAGTAGGCCACCAGCTTCTTGACGTCGGGCTGCACCATGGCCACCAGGGCGCCGTAGATGATGGCGATGATGGCCAGCCAGGACACCGTGGGCGCCGCCTGCACGGCCGCTTCGGGGAACATGGGCAGGCAGAAGCGCAGCAGTCCGTAGGTCCCCATCTTGAGCAGTACGCCGGCCAGGATGACCGATCCCGCCGTGGGCGCTTCCACGTGGGCGTCGGGCAGCCAGGTGTGGAAGGGGAAGAGGGGCACCTTGATGGCGAAGGCCAGGAAGAAAGCCGAGAAGAGCCAGAAAGCCGTCGTTTCGTCGAGAAAGACGGCTCCGCTGCTGAGGGCCTGGGTCAATTCCACTATGTTGAGGCTGCCCACCTTGAAGTAGAGCGTGATGAGCGCCGCCAGCATGAGCAGCGATCCGGCCGCGGTATAGAGAAAGAACTTGACGGCCGCGTAGATGCGGCGTTCGCCTCCCCAGATCCCGATCAGGAAGTACATGGGGATGAGCATGACTTCCCAGAACAGGTAGAAGAGCACCAGGTCTAAAGCGATAAACACGCCCACCATTCCCACCTGAAGGGCCAGCATGGAGATGAGGTAGCCCTTGAGGTGTTTTTCCACATGCCAACTGGCGAGGATGCAGAGGGGCATGATGAGGTTGGTGAGCAGGACCAGGAAGAGGCTGATGCCGTCAATGCCCACGGCGTAGCGGGCCTGGAAAGTCCCCAGCGTGAACCAGGGCGCTTCAGCCGTGAACTGCATGGCGCCTGAAGCTGCCTCGAATCCCGTCCACAGGGGAATGGAAGCCAGAAAGGTCAAGGTGGTGGCCGCCAGTGCCGTCAGGCGCAGCATTTCCTTGCTGCCGGAGGGGAGCAGCGCCAGAGCCAGTACCCCCAGGCCGGGCAGCAACAAGACGACGGTAAGGATCATGCTCTCAGACATAAGCTCACGAGGTGAAATAGAAGACGAAAATCAGCACGGTGCCGAAAAGCACCCAGGCGGCGTAGCTGCGCACGTAGCCGGTCTGCATGCGACGCGCCATCTGGCTGAAGATCTGCACCAGGGCGGCCGTTCCGTTGACCAGCCCGTCAATGATGGAGGCGTCCATGAGCCGCCACAGGATGTTGCGCGAAATCCACTGCAGGGGATGGACGAAGAGGGCGTCGTATAGCTCGTCCACCAGAAACTTGTTGCGCATGAGTTGATAAGCTCCGGCGAAGCGGGTGGATACCCGTTGCGGCAGCTCGGGATCTCGGATGTAAGACCAGTAGGCCACCAGAAATCCCACCAATCCCAGGGCCACCGCCAAGCCGGCCAAGGTCAACTCCATGGCGGTATGGTCGCCGTGATGCTCGCCCGCCGCGGCCAACGAGTACTTGTACTGGAAGGACGGCTCCAGGAAGTGATGCAACTGGTTGGTCTCAGCCAGCCAGGGCGGCAGGCCCACCCATCCGCCTATGAAGGAAAGCACGGCCAGCAGCACCAGCGGAAGCAGCACCACCATGCCGGGTTCCTTGGGTTTGGCATCGTGATGGGCTTGCTTCTCGGGTCCTTGGGCGTGATGGTCGTCATCGCCGTGATGCTCGCCCATCTCGATGCGTTCCGAACCGTGGAAGCAAAGAAACATGAGGCGGAACATGTAAAAGGACGTCAATCCGGCAACCAGGGCCCCGACCGCGTAGAAGGCCGGTCCGCCGTAGGGACTGGAGAAAGCTTCCCAAAGGATCTCGTCCTTGGAGAAGAAGCCCGAGAGAAAGGGGAATCCGGCAATGGCCAGAGTGGCGATGCCCATGGTGGCCCAGGTCCAGGGCAGGTACTTGCGCAGCCCTCCCATCTTGAAAAGGTCCTGCTGGTGATGCATGGCCAGGATGACGCTTCCTGAGCCCAAAAAGAGCAGAGCCTTAAAGAAGGCGTGGGTCATGAGATGAAATATGCCAGCCGTGTAGGCGCCTACTCCGCAGGCCAGAAACATGTAGCCGAGCTGGCTGACGGTGGAATAGGCCAGGACTTTCTTGATGTCGCGCTGGGCTACCGCGATCAGTGCCGAGAGCAGGGCCGTGGCCAGGGCCACCACCGCCACGATCAGCAGGGTGTCGGGGGCCCGGCTGTAGAGGGCCGAGGAGCGGGCGATCATGTAGACGCCGGCCGTAACCATGGTGGCGGCGTGGATGAGGGCGCTGACCGGGGTCGGGCCGGCCATGGCGTCGGGCAGCCAGGTGAAGAGCGGAATCTGGGCGCTTTTGCCGGTGGCGCCGACGAAAAAGAGCAGGGTGATCAGGGAAAGAACGCCGAAGCCGCTTTCGGGCGAAAGGGCCGACACGCTCTCGAAGACGTCCAGGTAAGCCAGGGTTCCGAATTCGCTGAAGAGCAGGAACATGCCCAGCAGGAAGCCGAAATCGCCGATGCGGTTGACGATGAAGGCTTTCTTGGCGGCATCCCCGGCGAAGCGCTCCTTGAAGTAATAGCCGATGAGCAGGTAAGAACACAGTCCCACGCCTTCCCAGCCCACGAACATGAGCAGGTAGTTGTCGGCCAGCACCAGCACGCTCATCATGAAGATGAAGAGGTTGAGATAGGCGAAGTAGCGGTAGTATCCGTCCTCTCCCTGCATGTATCCCATGGAATACAGGTGAATGAGGAAGCCCACTCCCGTGACCACCAGGATCATGAGGGAGGAAAGGGGATCGAAGAGGAAGGAAGCGCTGGAGGCGAAGTCTCCGGCTTGAATCCAGGTAAAGGCCTCGACCACGCGGACGCGCTGCTCCGGCGACAGTCCCAGCAGCTCGAAGAAGCTGGCCGCCGCCACCAGGAAGGAGGCAAAGACGGCCGAGCAGGCGATGGCGCCCACCGCCCGCTCCGGCAGCCGCTTGCCCGCCAGTCCGCAGATGGCGGCTCCCAGCAGGGGGAAGAGCAGCAATATGGGAAAGCTATCCAGCATGGGTCACCATTTCATATTGTCGATGGAGTCGACATCCAGCGTGCCTTGGCGTTTGCGCAGCACCACGATAATGGCCAGCCCCACCGAGGCTTCGGCGGCGGCCACCACCATGACGAAGATGACGAAGATCTGGCCGTCCACCTGCTGCAGGCTGCGGGAGTAGGCGATCAGGGTCAGGTTCACGGCGTTGAGCATGATCTCGACGCACATGAACATGGTGATGGCGTTGCGTCTGAAGAGGACGCCGAACGATCCGATGGAAAAGAGCACCGCTCCCAGAATCAAATAATGTGCTGTCGGAACCATAGCCAAGTCAGTCCTTTTGCCGTTTGGCCAGCACGATGGCGCCGATGACGGCCACCAGGATGAGTATCGATGTCAGCTCAAAGGGGAGCAGGTAGTCGCGGAACAGTAAGCGGGCCACTTCATGCAGCGACCCTCTCTCTCCCAGGCCTCCCGCCGGCCCCCCCGTTCTCAGCGTGCGGATGAGGGCATAGGCCACGAAAACAACCATGGGACTGGCCGCGATCAGGATGGCGCCCTGACGTTTGGCGCGGAAGATCTCGGTCTTGGGATCGAGCAGCATGATGACGAAGAGAAAGAGCACCATGATGGCGCCCGCGTAGACGATGATCTGGACGGCGCCGATGAAGTAGGCTCCCAACTGAATGAAGAGGGCCGCGATGGCTCCGAAACAGATGATCAAAGCCAGGGCGCTGTAGACGGCGCGGCGCTGAAAAACGACGGCCAGGGCCGATCCCACAGCCAACGCCGCCAATAAGTAAAAAACGATCAGTTCCACGAGCAAAACCCTTGTAACAAGCGGCTTTTAGCCATCCTCCCCAAGAAGCTCGAATCTTAGTGGATGGCCCTGTTCGTGTCAAGCACCGCTACCCTCCCGGCCGCTGCTTCTGAGACGCCTCCTGCCAGTGCAGTTCGAGGGTGGAGACGCGGCGTCCGCGGGCGGCCCGTATGGCGTGGTTTTGGCCGAGTGCACCCCGATGACTACCGGCTCGCCGGGACATTTCTTTTCCAATTCTCAGAACATCTCCACCTTGACCTGGACGCCAGGCGCGCTCGCCAGCCTGATGTCTCCGGTCAGCAAAGTCGCGCCCAGGACTTCGGCTAGGCTGACATAGGCGGCGTCATATGCAGTCAGATTATGACGCAACTCCCAGATGCGAGGCAGGTAAAGCTCATGAGGATGCCGCTCTAAGTCGAGCTGGCGCAGGTGTTCCAGGGCCAGTCTTCCGCGCTGGGCGGTTATCGTGTCGTTGAAGGCACAGCGCCTGATCGTCTGGGCCACCTCAAGATCAACAAGGTGGGGGGCATGGAGGGATATATCGGTCGAAGTTATGCGATCCGCTACTTGACGGCCTCTGCGGGTAGCGAGCAGCAGCTCAATCAAGACCGAAGCATCAAGTACGATCACCGCCGGTCCCGCTCTTCGCGAACCATATCAGCCGCCGAAGGCGAGAGTTCTAGCTCGGGGAGACTTTTAAGACGCTCCAGGATTTCGGCGCGGGTAGGCCGCTCAAGCGACTTGCGCAGCTCACGCATTATGAACTCAGACATCGACATGCCTGCCAAAGCTGCTCTGGCCTTGACTCGCTTATGCAGTTCGTCGGGTACATTTCGGATCTGAATCATGCTGCTCATGTGGACAGCATACTTTCATCACTTTTTCATGTCAAGCGGTCTGGTCCTCGTCTTGGCTGAGGAGGTCGAGGAAGGCTTTGGAGGCGCGGCTGAGGGTGCGCTTTTTGGGGTAGACCAGGCGGATCTTGCGCTCCACCTGGATTTCCTTGACGCCGACTTCGCGCAGCGTGCCCTGCTCGATTTCATGTTCTACGCACATGCGGGGCAGGAAAGACACGCCTTCGTCGCGCTGGATCAGCTTGTGGATGGCTTCCACCGTGGGCATCTCGATGTCCATATTGAGCGGAACGCGCTTTTCCTGGAACTTTTGCAGCACCACCCGCCGGTAGGGAGAGACGACGTTGTGGGCAATGAAAGTCTCCATTCCCAGTTCCTGAATCGAGACTTCCTTTTGCGAGGCCAGGCGGTGGCGGGGCGAACAGATGAAGCTGAGGTGATCGGTGAAGATGATCTGGCTGACGATCTGCTTCTGCACAGGACGGTAAGAAATCACCCCCAGTTCGAGTTCGCCCCCCAGGAGCATGTCGGGAATGCGCGAGGACTGACAGCGCAGCACCTGCACCCTGACCTTGGGGTAGAGCTTGCGGAAGCGGCTCAGGTGCTGCAGCAGGTAGAGGGTGGAGGACTCGTTGGCACCGATGGTCAGGCGTCCCGCCGAGAGATCGCGCAATTCGGTGAGGGCGTTGTTGAGGTCGCGCTCCACCGTGCGGGCCCGCTTGGCGTAGTCGAGCACGGTGCGTCCGGCGTCGGTCAGCAGCAGTTCGCGGCTGGAGCGGTCGATCAGAGTCTCGCCCACTTCCTCCTCCAGCCGCCGCACGGCCAAGGAGACGGCCGGCTGGGTGCGGAGCAGGCGCTCGGAAGCGCGGGAAAAGCTGCCTTCTTCCACCACCGTCAAGAAAACTCGTAAAGCTTGATAATCCATGCCGGGGACTATTTATAAACCGACAGGCCTCTATTTGCAAGGCTTATGGAATAAATATCATAAATAAACATAAGAAAAATTATAAATTGGACATATGAAGCGCCCTGGGGCATAGTGCCCTTTGCCGCCGGGCCAGCCCGCCCCAATCGACACTGTTTAGCGGGTAACGCATTAGGGCCGCCACAAGCCCAAGGCGGTCTGATGTGCGGGCTCGGTTGCTAGGTTCCGCGCGCTTCTCGGCTTTCCTTGTCGGCCGAGACGGCGCGCGGCTCCAGGCAACGGAGGGGTAACGACCATGAGCCAAAAGACGGGAGCCCAGATCATCTGGGAATGCTTGCTGAAGGAGCAGGTGGAGACCGTCTTCGGCTATCCCGGCGGCGCTATTCTTCCGGCCTACGACGCCCTGACCCAATACCGCATCCGCCACGTGCTGGTGCGTCACGAGCAGGGCGCAGCCCACATGGCGGACGGGTATGCCCGGGCCTCGGGCAAGGTGGGCGTTGCCTTGGCCACCTCCGGACCCGGGGCCACCAACCTGGTGACGGGAATCGCCACGGCCATGATGGACTCTTCGCCCGTGGTGTGCATCACCGGACAGGTGCCCGGCCCGGTCATCGGACGCGACGCCTTCCAGGAATGCGACGTCACCGGCATTACCCTTCCCATCACCAAGCATAATTACCTGGTGACCCGCGCCCAGCACATCGCTCCCACGATTAAGGAGGCCTTCCACCTGGCGCGCAGCGGACGTCCCGGCCCCGTGCTGGTCGACATCACCAAAGATGCCCAGCAAGAGAGCGCCGACTTCGATTGGGACGACATCGAAGTCCGCCTGCCGGGAGCCCGCCCCGCCTCGGGAGTCCTCCCGGACGAACTGCAGCAGGCCGTCGAGTTGATCAACGCCGCTCAGAAACCCCTGATTCTGGCTGGACAAGGCGTTATTCAATCGGGATCGACCGAGGGCTTGCTGCAGTTTGTCGACAAAACCTCCATTCCCGTCTCCTGCACCCTGCTGGGGTTGGGCGGCTTTCCCGCCTCTCATCCCCTCAACCTGGGAATGATGGGGATGCATGGGGAGTCCTGGGTCAACCACGCCATCCAGCAAGCCGACCTGCTGCTGGCCTTCGGCATGCGCTTCGACGACAGGGTGACGGGCAATCCGGCCACATACGCCACCGCAGCCAAGAAGATCCACGTCGATATCGACCGCGCCGAAATCAACAAGAACGTGCAGGTGGATCTAGGCATCGTCGGCGACCTGCGCGACACGCTGCTGCAACTGAACGAAGCGGTCGACGAATGCTCTCACCGCCAGTGGAATGCCGACATCGAGGAGATGAAAGGCGACTCGGCGGTTCGCGACATCCAGACCCTGCCCGACAACGGACGCCTTTACGCCGCCCATGTCATCAACGACATTTGGAACTTGACCGATGGCAAAGCCATGGTGGTGACCGACGTGGGACAGCACCAGATGTGGGAGGCTCAGTACTACAAGCACGAGTTTCCCCGCCAGCTCATCACCTCGGGCGGACTGGGCACCATGGGATTCGCCCTGCCCGCCGCCATCGGGGCCCGCATGGCCTGTCCCGAAGGAGAAATCTGGGTGGTGTGCGGCGACGGCGGATTCCAGATGACGGCCTGCGAACTCTCGACTTGCGCCCAGGAGGAGCTCGACATCAACGTGGCCATCATCAACAACGGTTATCTGGGCATGGTGCGCCAGTGGCAGGAGTTCTTCTACGAGAAACGCTACAGTGCCACGCCCCTGCGCAATCCCGATTTCTGCCTCCTGGCCCAGGCCCACGGACTTCAGACCTTGCAGGCCAGAACCCGCAGCCAGGCCAGAGAGTCCATCGCCAAGGCCCGCCGCACCCAAGGTACGGTGGTGGTCGACTTCCGGGTCGAGCAAGAGGACAGCGTTTATCCCATGGTTCCGGCGGGCAATTGCCTGCACGACATGATCAGGCGTCCGCTGGAGGAGAATCCGCTGGTGGAGACGGCCCAATCCCGATGGTGATGCTATGCGAGTGATTTCAGAGTACCGCGACCCCCGGCAGAGCCCCTTGCAGACCCTGGTCCTTCACGTCGAAGACAAGCCGGGAGTGCTGGACCGGGTGGCTTCCGTCTTCCGGCGCCGCGCCTTCAACATCGCTTCGCTGAGCGTAGGACACACCCACCGTCCCGGCATCTCCCGCATGACGGTGGTGATGGAGGGCGGGGCGGCCGAGGCCGAGCGGGCTGAGGCCAACCTGCACAAGCTGATCAACGTCCTCTCGGTCGACAACGTCACCGAACGCCCCAGCCTGGAGCGCCATCTGGCGCTGGTCAAGGTGCGCTGCAACCCGGCCAACCGCCGCGAGATCCTGCAACTGTGCGAGGTCTTCAGGGCCCGCGTGGTGGACATCGGACCGCAAGCGCTGGTGGCCGAGATCACCGGCTCCGACTCCAAGATCGAGGGATTGGTGGAAGTCCTGCGTCCTTTCGGGATCCTGGAGATGGCCCGCACGGGAGCCGTGGCCATGTCGAGGGGCAAGCAGGCATCAGAGCAGGGTTCCCGTCCAGGGAGCGGAACAGCGTCAGAAAACGAAGGGTCAACCGAAACGAGCAATCGGGCGGCCGTTAGAGACCGCATAAGTCCTCCGGTAATTGAGAGGGTGTCTTTGCTAAGCGAGGATGGGCGGTCTCTAACGGCGGCTCGATAGTTTGAAAAACCGCAAGGAGAAACACAACGTGGCACAGACTTTTTACCAGCAGGATGCCGACTTGGATCTCATCAAGGCCAAGAAGGTGGCGATTATCGGATATGGCTCGCAGGGGCACGCCCATGCCCTCAACCTCAGCGAGAGCGGAGTCAAGGTGCGGGTGGGACTGCGCAAAGGATCGGCAAGCTGGCCCAAGGCCCAGGCCGCCGGACTCATGGTGCAGACCGTAGCCGAGGTCTGCCGATGGGCCGACGTCATCATGATCCTGGCTCCCGACACCGTTCAGCCTCAGCTCTACAGCCAGCAGATCGCGCCTTGCCTGGAGCCGGGCGACACGCTCATGTTCGGGCACGGATTCAACATCCGCTTCGGCACCATTCAGCCTCCCCGCGACGTCGACGTCAGCATGGTGGCTCCCAAGGCCCCGGGTCACCGCGTCCGCGAGACCTATCAGGCCGGCGAAGGCACGCCTGCGCTGGTGGCGGTGGAACAGGATGCCTCGGGGCAGGCTTTCGACCTGGCCCTCTCCTACGCCGCGGCGCTGGGATGCGCGCGGGCGGGAGTCATCTACACGACCTTTGCCGAGGAGACCGAGACCGACCTTTTCGGCGAGCAGGCCGTCCTCTGCGGAGGGGTCAGCCAACTGGTCAAGGCGGGCTTCGAGACCCTGGTGGAAGCGGGATACCAGCCTGAGGTGGCCTACTTCGAATGCCTCCACGAACTGAAGCTGATCGTCGATTTGATGTACCGCGGCGGACTCAACTACATGCGCTACTCGGTCAGCGATACCGCCGAGTACGGCGACTACAGCGCCGGTCCGCGGGTCATCAACGAAGAGGTTCGCCAGGAGATGGGCAAGCTGCTGGCCGAGATCCGCGACGGATCCTTCGCCCGCCGCTGGATCGAAGAATGCGAAAGCGGCCAGCCCCGGTTCCGCTCCAGCCGCACCCGCGAGCGCTACCACGCCATCGAGGAAGTGGGCGCCAAGCTGCGCCGCCAGATGCCCTTCCTGAACGCCGTAGAAGCCGAAGAAACCGAATCTCAGGCCATTCCCGAAGGCCAGTCAGACCCCCGTAACGTAGTCTTCTTCTAACCGGAGATCATCACAGCCTTGGCCGGAGGAAAGGCGCTCTCCTGCTTTCCTCACCACCCCGCCCCACCGGTGGGGCGGGGGTTTTGGTTTTGGCCCATCCCTTCATGGCTTGATGAGGACGGCCGGGGCTTGTTCTGCGCTGCGGATTCTTTCGAAGAAATCGCGCAGGAGGGGGTAGTCGTGGGGAGGCACCAGGGTGCGTTTGAGGGTCAGGTTGCGGCGGCAGCGCACTTCCCCCGCCTGGGTTTGGCAGGAGCTTTGGTAGTCTCCGAAGGACTCGCTGAGTTGCAGCGGCTCGGGCAGCTCGTCGGCCTCAAAGCCCGCAGGCAGAGTGAAGACCGTTTCCTCTTCGAATTGCTGAGCCTCCAGTTGAACCGGAAGCTGGCGCAAAGCTGAAGCGAAACGGTTGCGGTCGCGGCGGCCGACCAGGATGGGCTGAAAAAGCATGATGCGCGACTGCATCACCTGGGCGTAAGCAGGGGCATTGAATTCCACCTCCAGGGTGAATTGTCCCTCTTTGCCGCCGCCCAGCGGATCAGTCCGCAGCTCTTGCAGTTGAGCGCCCGTGGCGTCTTCCACGATCCATTCTTGGATGGCCGCCCGATAGTCGGGCCGGGAAAGGCGGCTGAAGAGCTTTTGTTCCGCCACGCCCACGTTGCCGGTGGACTCTTCGATGAGGTTGGCGGAAATCGATCCGTCGGCGTGCAGGCGGGCCTGCACGCTGCGTCTCAGAATGTTGTCCTCGGCGGGAGAAGCCGGCAGCGGCATGAGGACGCCGTCCTCGCCCGCCAAGACCAGTCCCAGCGCGCCTTGCAGGACTTCCGGCAACAGCCCCACGGGAGTCACCGTGTCGGTCGGATCGAAAAAGAGCAGACGCCCCAACTGTGAGTGCTCAGCCACCGCCGGAGCCTGCACCTGCTGGCTGACCCGGATGGCGCTGATGGCGTGGTTGAACTGCTGGGGCGAGGGCCATTCCTCACGCACGAAATCAGGATCTCCCACGTAAATGGC
It includes:
- the nuoL gene encoding NADH-quinone oxidoreductase subunit L, whose translation is MLDSFPILLLFPLLGAAICGLAGKRLPERAVGAIACSAVFASFLVAAASFFELLGLSPEQRVRVVEAFTWIQAGDFASSASFLFDPLSSLMILVVTGVGFLIHLYSMGYMQGEDGYYRYFAYLNLFIFMMSVLVLADNYLLMFVGWEGVGLCSYLLIGYYFKERFAGDAAKKAFIVNRIGDFGFLLGMFLLFSEFGTLAYLDVFESVSALSPESGFGVLSLITLLFFVGATGKSAQIPLFTWLPDAMAGPTPVSALIHAATMVTAGVYMIARSSALYSRAPDTLLIVAVVALATALLSALIAVAQRDIKKVLAYSTVSQLGYMFLACGVGAYTAGIFHLMTHAFFKALLFLGSGSVILAMHHQQDLFKMGGLRKYLPWTWATMGIATLAIAGFPFLSGFFSKDEILWEAFSSPYGGPAFYAVGALVAGLTSFYMFRLMFLCFHGSERIEMGEHHGDDDHHAQGPEKQAHHDAKPKEPGMVVLLPLVLLAVLSFIGGWVGLPPWLAETNQLHHFLEPSFQYKYSLAAAGEHHGDHTAMELTLAGLAVALGLVGFLVAYWSYIRDPELPQRVSTRFAGAYQLMRNKFLVDELYDALFVHPLQWISRNILWRLMDASIIDGLVNGTAALVQIFSQMARRMQTGYVRSYAAWVLFGTVLIFVFYFTS
- the ilvB gene encoding biosynthetic-type acetolactate synthase large subunit — encoded protein: MSQKTGAQIIWECLLKEQVETVFGYPGGAILPAYDALTQYRIRHVLVRHEQGAAHMADGYARASGKVGVALATSGPGATNLVTGIATAMMDSSPVVCITGQVPGPVIGRDAFQECDVTGITLPITKHNYLVTRAQHIAPTIKEAFHLARSGRPGPVLVDITKDAQQESADFDWDDIEVRLPGARPASGVLPDELQQAVELINAAQKPLILAGQGVIQSGSTEGLLQFVDKTSIPVSCTLLGLGGFPASHPLNLGMMGMHGESWVNHAIQQADLLLAFGMRFDDRVTGNPATYATAAKKIHVDIDRAEINKNVQVDLGIVGDLRDTLLQLNEAVDECSHRQWNADIEEMKGDSAVRDIQTLPDNGRLYAAHVINDIWNLTDGKAMVVTDVGQHQMWEAQYYKHEFPRQLITSGGLGTMGFALPAAIGARMACPEGEIWVVCGDGGFQMTACELSTCAQEELDINVAIINNGYLGMVRQWQEFFYEKRYSATPLRNPDFCLLAQAHGLQTLQARTRSQARESIAKARRTQGTVVVDFRVEQEDSVYPMVPAGNCLHDMIRRPLEENPLVETAQSRW
- a CDS encoding LysR family transcriptional regulator, with product MDYQALRVFLTVVEEGSFSRASERLLRTQPAVSLAVRRLEEEVGETLIDRSSRELLLTDAGRTVLDYAKRARTVERDLNNALTELRDLSAGRLTIGANESSTLYLLQHLSRFRKLYPKVRVQVLRCQSSRIPDMLLGGELELGVISYRPVQKQIVSQIIFTDHLSFICSPRHRLASQKEVSIQELGMETFIAHNVVSPYRRVVLQKFQEKRVPLNMDIEMPTVEAIHKLIQRDEGVSFLPRMCVEHEIEQGTLREVGVKEIQVERKIRLVYPKKRTLSRASKAFLDLLSQDEDQTA
- a CDS encoding NADH-quinone oxidoreductase subunit M, which codes for MSESMILTVVLLLPGLGVLALALLPSGSKEMLRLTALAATTLTFLASIPLWTGFEAASGAMQFTAEAPWFTLGTFQARYAVGIDGISLFLVLLTNLIMPLCILASWHVEKHLKGYLISMLALQVGMVGVFIALDLVLFYLFWEVMLIPMYFLIGIWGGERRIYAAVKFFLYTAAGSLLMLAALITLYFKVGSLNIVELTQALSSGAVFLDETTAFWLFSAFFLAFAIKVPLFPFHTWLPDAHVEAPTAGSVILAGVLLKMGTYGLLRFCLPMFPEAAVQAAPTVSWLAIIAIIYGALVAMVQPDVKKLVAYSSVSHMGLIVLGIFAFNMQAVEGATMQMLNHGISTGGLFLLVGMIYDRRHTRKIEDFGGLAQSMPVYAVLFMVITLSSIGLPGLNGFVGEFLTLQGTFLANPLYAAFATTGVILSAVYMLWMYQRVFLGKVSSSENRTLSDLSPREIGLLLPLVILALWMGLYSSSFLRPMDASIQKIVDRVEDVRQNQDMRVENRGN
- a CDS encoding NADH-quinone oxidoreductase subunit J, with the protein product MELIVFYLLAALAVGSALAVVFQRRAVYSALALIICFGAIAALFIQLGAYFIGAVQIIVYAGAIMVLFLFVIMLLDPKTEIFRAKRQGAILIAASPMVVFVAYALIRTLRTGGPAGGLGERGSLHEVARLLFRDYLLPFELTSILILVAVIGAIVLAKRQKD
- the ilvC gene encoding ketol-acid reductoisomerase, which gives rise to MAQTFYQQDADLDLIKAKKVAIIGYGSQGHAHALNLSESGVKVRVGLRKGSASWPKAQAAGLMVQTVAEVCRWADVIMILAPDTVQPQLYSQQIAPCLEPGDTLMFGHGFNIRFGTIQPPRDVDVSMVAPKAPGHRVRETYQAGEGTPALVAVEQDASGQAFDLALSYAAALGCARAGVIYTTFAEETETDLFGEQAVLCGGVSQLVKAGFETLVEAGYQPEVAYFECLHELKLIVDLMYRGGLNYMRYSVSDTAEYGDYSAGPRVINEEVRQEMGKLLAEIRDGSFARRWIEECESGQPRFRSSRTRERYHAIEEVGAKLRRQMPFLNAVEAEETESQAIPEGQSDPRNVVFF
- the ilvN gene encoding acetolactate synthase small subunit → MRVISEYRDPRQSPLQTLVLHVEDKPGVLDRVASVFRRRAFNIASLSVGHTHRPGISRMTVVMEGGAAEAERAEANLHKLINVLSVDNVTERPSLERHLALVKVRCNPANRREILQLCEVFRARVVDIGPQALVAEITGSDSKIEGLVEVLRPFGILEMARTGAVAMSRGKQASEQGSRPGSGTASENEGSTETSNRAAVRDRISPPVIERVSLLSEDGRSLTAAR
- the nuoK gene encoding NADH-quinone oxidoreductase subunit NuoK; its protein translation is MVPTAHYLILGAVLFSIGSFGVLFRRNAITMFMCVEIMLNAVNLTLIAYSRSLQQVDGQIFVIFVMVVAAAEASVGLAIIVVLRKRQGTLDVDSIDNMKW
- a CDS encoding type II toxin-antitoxin system VapC family toxin, with the protein product MIVLDASVLIELLLATRRGRQVADRITSTDISLHAPHLVDLEVAQTIRRCAFNDTITAQRGRLALEHLRQLDLERHPHELYLPRIWELRHNLTAYDAAYVSLAEVLGATLLTGDIRLASAPGVQVKVEMF